A stretch of DNA from Aspergillus flavus chromosome 3, complete sequence:
GCAGGGGATATTAGCTCGGACCATGGACAGGCTTCTTCGTTCAGTATCACGGCAATTGCTCAGATCCAGACCCCGTTATCCATTTACAATCCCACCACCAGTTTACGCTAAGAGACTATACAGTATGGGCCATACGGTGCCGCCGGTGAGAGATCTGTTGTTGATCGATTGGACCTTTCTTGAACAATTAACTGACTATGATGGGCTCATAGCTGAAAGATCAATCTCTCTTCATTGAGAAGGCATATGTCAATGGGGAATGGGTAGGTGCCCAGTCAGGGGAAACATTTGAAGTTCACGGTAAGATACTTGAAGCTCAGCAATAGAGGAGACGGTCTCTAAActccttgttttcttttagACCCTGCTTCAGGAAAGCTCATTGGAACATGCCCTGAGTTCAATGCTGCCGACACCGAAAAGGCCATTCAGGCTGCCACAGAGGCTTTCCCTAAATTCCGCACAACATTGGCCCGCGAGCGTGCTCGGATGCTGCGCCGGTGGTACCAGTTGATGATTGACAATGCTGAGGACTTGGCAACATTGATCACTTGGGAGAACGGAAAGCCGCTCGCGGACGCCAAGGGTGAGGTGAACTATGCCGCCGCTTTCTTTGAATGGTTCAGTGAGGAGGCGCCTCGAATTTATGGAGACACTATCCCTTCCTCGGTGGCAGGTAACAGAGTTATGACCCTCAAGCAGCCTGTGGGTGTTTGCAGCTTGATCACCCCATGGAACTTCCCTGCAGCAATGATTACTCGGAAGGCTGGGCCAGCTTTGGCGGCAGGCTGCACTGTTGTGGTTAAGACTCCAGGAGAGACCCCATTCACTGCCAATGCATTGGCAGAATTGGCGCACCGTGCTGGTATCCCCAAGGGTGTTTTTAACATCGTAACTTCCTTGAAGAACACGCCAGAGGTGGGTGAAGCGTTAACTACCCACCCGGAAGTTCGCAAGGTTTCCTTCACTGGTTCGACCAACGTGGGCAAGCTTCTGATGAAGCAATCGTCTTCTACCGTTAAGAAGGTGTCTTGGGAGCTTGGTGGAAATGCCCCCTTCATTGTCTTTGACGATGTTGAGGACCTTGATGCTGCAGTTGCTGGAGCAGTTGCCTCCAAGTTCCGCAGCTCAGGCCAGACATGTGTCTGCGCCAACCGCATCTACGTGCAGAGAGGTATATATGACGAATTTGTGAAGCGTTTCGTTGAAAAGGTCAAAGGCTTCAAGGTCGGGGCAGGATTCGAGGAAGGTGTTACCCATGGCCCTGTCATCCATGGACGCGCCATCGAGAAGATCGATGAGCATGTCCGTGATGCCGAATCGAAGGGAGCCAAGGTCGCTGTTGGAGGCCGTAAATTGTCAGACTTGGGCCCTAACTTCTATGATATGACTGTCTTGACCGACATGAACAAAGACATGTTGGTTGCCTCTGAGGAGACCTTTGGCCCTGTGGCTGGACTGTTCCCATTCGAGACTGAAAAGGAGGTTGTCGACTTGGCGAACCGTGCAGAAGTTGGCCTGGCTGGTTACTTCTTCAGCGGCAACGTCAAGCGCATCTTCCGGGTTGCGGAAGCTTTGGAAGTGGGTATGGTTGGTGTGAACACTGGCCTCATCAGCGATGTCGCTTCTCCGTAGGTACCACCGTGCTCTTTCCACAGATCACCAGTACTAATTGCTTCTAGGTTTGGTGGTGTTAAGCAGAGCGGTTTCGGCCGTGAGGGCAGTAAGTACGGCATTGATGAATTCCTCACGATCAAGAGTGTCACATTTGGCGGCATGGGCGAGCCTTTGCAGTCCTAAAGGGATATATATGACAAAATATGTAAATCGAGTTGTGA
This window harbors:
- a CDS encoding succinate-semialdehyde dehydrogenase [NADP+]; protein product: MDRLLRSVSRQLLRSRPRYPFTIPPPVYAKRLYSMGHTVPPLKDQSLFIEKAYVNGEWVGAQSGETFEVHDPASGKLIGTCPEFNAADTEKAIQAATEAFPKFRTTLARERARMLRRWYQLMIDNAEDLATLITWENGKPLADAKGEVNYAAAFFEWFSEEAPRIYGDTIPSSVAGNRVMTLKQPVGVCSLITPWNFPAAMITRKAGPALAAGCTVVVKTPGETPFTANALAELAHRAGIPKGVFNIVTSLKNTPEVGEALTTHPEVRKVSFTGSTNVGKLLMKQSSSTVKKVSWELGGNAPFIVFDDVEDLDAAVAGAVASKFRSSGQTCVCANRIYVQRGIYDEFVKRFVEKVKGFKVGAGFEEGVTHGPVIHGRAIEKIDEHVRDAESKGAKVAVGGRKLSDLGPNFYDMTVLTDMNKDMLVASEETFGPVAGLFPFETEKEVVDLANRAEVGLAGYFFSGNVKRIFRVAEALEVGMVGVNTGLISDVASPFGGVKQSGFGREGSKYGIDEFLTIKSVTFGGMGEPLQS